DNA sequence from the Maridesulfovibrio frigidus DSM 17176 genome:
GATATTGGCGGCGGTACTAGTTTTTCTATGCTGGTAACTTTGAGCGAGGCGTACAAGGGGACGGCCATTCGCGCCGAAACTAAGCTTTCGGCCTTTGATGCCTTCTACCTAATTACTTACGGGGGAGCGCGAGCACTATCGCTGGAAAACTCCATAGGTAACTTCTCGCCCGGCAAGGAAGCTGATTTCGTAGTTTTAGATTTGGAATCTACACCGCTCCTACGCTATCGTATGGAATACACCAAAACTCTGGCGGAACGGCTGTTCGTTCTCATGACGCTCGGTGACGACAGAGCTGTTGCTAAAACATATGTTGCGGGACTGGAGCACGTTTCTAAATAAAAGTTTGGTAAAATAAATTGCTTGAATAGGATTGCATCATAACCATATAGATCAATGAATCTTTTTAAGATTTATCCATGGAGTCATAATGAAATCTGGAATTCGGAATTTGAGATTTACTTTGGCCATGCTTTTAACCATTATGACAGTTTTATTGATTGCAGACCTTTCTCAGGTGTATGCTGAAAAGGTGTCACCGGAAGGAGTTCTTTCACTATTAAAGGATGGTAATAAACGGTTTTACTCCGGCAACCCAACTCATAAGAATACTGATAGCATAAGGCTGAATCAGGCTGGAACGGAGAATCAAGGTGATCATGCATATGCAACGGTAATTACATGTTCTGATTCCAGAGTTCCCGTCGAGAGAGTTTTTGACGCCGGGGTTATGGATTTATTTGTGATTCGTGTTGCAGGAAATGTTGTTCAGACTGACGAAGCCGGTAGCATTGAATATGGATTAGCACATGTTAACACTCCTGTTTTAGTCGTCTTAGGCCACAAGCAATGTGGCGCTGTAGAAGCCGTTACTAGTGTGGTGCAAGGTCATAGTCATACGTTTGAACGCAATATTCCACCATTGGTAGCTCCCATCGCACCAGCTGTTAAAAGGGCGATGGCTCAGCATTCAAATATTGAAGGAAACGAGATAGTTCCTTATGCCATAACAGAAAATGTCTGGCAGTCTATTGAAGATCTATTCATGGAAAGTCCTGCTACGCGCAAGCTTTTTAAGAGTGGGAAGGTCAAAGTTGTCGGTGGTATTTATGACGTTTCTAATGGACAAGTTGAATGGCTTAGTGAGGATAAGGTTCTATCTATCCTAAAAAAAGTTGAGGCAAATCCGAAGCGCGGAATATATGCTATGGCCGCTAATGGTAAGGGCGCAGTCCCTGTTCCTAGTCCAGATGAGATTGCTAAAGGTCCCGCTGATAAGCACACATACCCTCCTATTAAAGGTAAACCGTCTCCTTCTGAAGTAATAATGTTGCTTCAGGACGGAAATGATCGTTTTTCATCAGGTTCTACTATTCATCCTAATTCCGGTATTTCCCGTATGAATCAGTCAGGTGCGGAAAGTCAGGGCAAGCATGCTTACGCAACTGTGATTACCTGCTCGGACTCGCGGATTCCTGTTGAGCGTGTTTTTGATGCTGGAGTTATGGACCTCTTTACGGTTCGTGTTGCTGGAAACGTTGTGCAGACTGATGAGGCTGGAAGTATTGAATATGGCCTTGCTCATGTAGATACGCCGGTTCTTGTTGTTCTTGGACACACACAGTGTGGGGCGGTAGCAGCTGTTACTAACGCGGTGCAGGGCCATGGTTCTGAGCTTGAATGGAATATTCCACCACTAGTCGCGCCTATTCTGCCTGCGGTTCAAAAAGCTATCTCCATGAATCCAGGTGTAAAAGGTGAAGAAGTAATTCCTTATGCTATTGAACAAAATGTTTGGCAGTCCATCGAAGACCTTTTCATGCAAAGTCCCGCAGCTCGGCAAATTGTAAAGACTGGCAGATCCAAGGTTATTGGCGCTATTTACGATGTTGCCACCGGACAGGTAAAGTGGCTGCCTACTGGGCAAGTTATGGGGATATTAACTCGGGTAGAGGATAATCCTGCTAGGGCTCTAAATATTATGGACGTGGGTGATTCTGAAAATTCTCAATAAAGTTGAGTTACTTTTTGTGCATAATCTACATTCTTACATTACTAAAAAACGCGAAGTCCTTAGGGGCTTCGCGTTTTTTTTAGTGATGTGTAATTGTTGCTAAAATGTAACACAATCTGCATTGATGATAATTCATAAGCTCACTACTTTGGGCTAGTTGGTTAAATAAGAAATTTATATATAATTTTATCTTGCCTAGGAGATACATTGAATGAGTAAAAAGCTGAACGTACTTTTCCTTTGCACTGGCAATTCGTGCAGAAGTCAGATGGCGGAAGGGTGGACAACACATTTAAACAGCGAGGAAATCAACGCTTACTCGGCGGGAATAGAAACTCATGGTTTAAACCCGAATGCAGTGAGAGTTATGGCTGAAGCTGGTGTTGATATTTCGAAACATAGATCGCGTCATATTGATGAGTTCAAAGATGTTCCTATTGATGTCGTAGTGACGGTTTGCGGACATGCTCATGAAACCTGTCCTTATTTTCCCGGTAATTGCAAAGTTACACATGTGGGTTTTGATGATCCTCCGAAGATGGCTAAAGAATTATCTGAAAAGGGCGGTTCCGAAGAGGAGCAACTCAATTGTTACCGAAAAGTACGTGATGAAATTAAAGTTTACGTTGAATCACTGCCAGAAAGTTTAGAGTCTCTTTTCAAATAGTATTCATTCATATCTGAATGGATTTGCAAAGTTTAACATTTATATAACTAATCGTGGATAACAAAATGAGTAATGAAATTAGCTCCGCAAATGATCGTAAAATGACCAGCCTTTTCGAACGTTATCTGACTGTTTGGGTTGGACTGTGCATTGTCGGTGGCGTTTTTCTCGGCAAGGTCGCACCTGATTTGGCTAAGACATTGGATGGAATGTCTATTAATGTTAATGGCGCGCCTGTTGTGTCCATTCCTATCGCGATTTGTCTATTTTTTATGATGTATCCCATTATGGTTAAAATAGATTTTGCCAGCGTTGTTAAGGCTGGTAAAAGCGGAAAACCAGTATTTCTTACGCTGTTCATCAATTGGTGTATTAAACCGTTCACCATGTACACAATTGCTCTATTCTTTCTTGGCTATTGCTTCAAAAGTATGATTGGCGTTGATGCTATGGACTTGGTGAAAATGCCTTTCGGTCTGGATTTGCCCGTTGGTTCGGTACACGGCTCTGGACTTGTGGTTTTGGCGGACGGAATTAAGATGTTGCAGATTCCTCTTTGGCGCAGTTACTTCGGCGGCTGTATCTTGCTTGGTATTGCACCATGTACCGCTATGGTCCTTGTCTGGGGTTAC
Encoded proteins:
- a CDS encoding carbonic anhydrase, with translation MKSGIRNLRFTLAMLLTIMTVLLIADLSQVYAEKVSPEGVLSLLKDGNKRFYSGNPTHKNTDSIRLNQAGTENQGDHAYATVITCSDSRVPVERVFDAGVMDLFVIRVAGNVVQTDEAGSIEYGLAHVNTPVLVVLGHKQCGAVEAVTSVVQGHSHTFERNIPPLVAPIAPAVKRAMAQHSNIEGNEIVPYAITENVWQSIEDLFMESPATRKLFKSGKVKVVGGIYDVSNGQVEWLSEDKVLSILKKVEANPKRGIYAMAANGKGAVPVPSPDEIAKGPADKHTYPPIKGKPSPSEVIMLLQDGNDRFSSGSTIHPNSGISRMNQSGAESQGKHAYATVITCSDSRIPVERVFDAGVMDLFTVRVAGNVVQTDEAGSIEYGLAHVDTPVLVVLGHTQCGAVAAVTNAVQGHGSELEWNIPPLVAPILPAVQKAISMNPGVKGEEVIPYAIEQNVWQSIEDLFMQSPAARQIVKTGRSKVIGAIYDVATGQVKWLPTGQVMGILTRVEDNPARALNIMDVGDSENSQ
- a CDS encoding arsenate reductase ArsC, with the translated sequence MSKKLNVLFLCTGNSCRSQMAEGWTTHLNSEEINAYSAGIETHGLNPNAVRVMAEAGVDISKHRSRHIDEFKDVPIDVVVTVCGHAHETCPYFPGNCKVTHVGFDDPPKMAKELSEKGGSEEEQLNCYRKVRDEIKVYVESLPESLESLFK